A genomic region of Raphanus sativus cultivar WK10039 chromosome 6, ASM80110v3, whole genome shotgun sequence contains the following coding sequences:
- the LOC108834654 gene encoding uncharacterized protein At1g43920, Chloroplastic-like: MMSSGGEDSAENTMGIRGIPEQCGCGRRTGIYTSKTKETPGRTFFRCPTFRNDHLYKWVDEAVYEEVQDALPKVDCFASDLRKLKMEIESLKNVEEELKEDVRKASNEVKKLNVIVKVGFLVASVSYYVCLCLIVFCFITKIKTQICTTNFLNASNTVLIFPTIITYIPKFFIII, translated from the exons ATGATGAGTTCGGGTGGTGAGGATTCGGCTGAGAATACGATGGGTATTCGTGGTATCCCGGAGCAATGCGGCTGTGGTCGAAGAACTGGGATTTACACATCAAAAACGAAGGAAACTCCAGGAAGAACTTTCTTTAGATGCCCAACGTTTCGAAAT GATCACTTGTATAAATGGGTAGATGAAGCTGTCTACGAAGAGGTTCAGGATGCATTGCCTAAAGTTGATTGCTTTGCATCCGATTTGAGGAAGCTCAAAATGGAGATCGAGAGCCTCAAAAATGTGGAGGAAGAGCTGAAAGAAGATGTCAGAAAGGCTAGCAATGAAGTTAAGAAGCTGAATGTGATCGTCAAAGTGGGTTTTCTAGTGGCATCAGTTTCTT ACTATGTTTGTTTATGTT TGATCGTCTTTTGCTTTATCACCAAAATAAAGACTCAAATCTGTACAACCAACTTCCTCAATGCCAGCAATACCGTTCTCATCTTCCCTACCATCATCACCTATATCCCCAaattcttcatcatcatctga
- the LOC108834634 gene encoding uncharacterized protein LOC108834634 encodes MEDKSRPQVITRSIPWIIWLIWKNRNSILYADTQVSKDKALSNMMQKVEQWFILNCPAVQNTGERINIEIWRPPEEGVIKCNVHANWRNAVLHSGVAWIARDESGNVSHHARDAIINTPNRLIAELQCVSWALNSLSDLGVTKVIITSDYKEVMEALKSPRQWPRYRDLIHQVLKLKDKFVMVAFETESVSANGIARDIARSVLRDGRFQSYLVLGGPSWLHDRLARERNGNSI; translated from the coding sequence ATGGAGGACAAGAGCCGACCCCAGGTGATAACGCGATCTATCCCGTGGATCATATGGCTAATCTGGAAGAATAGGAACTCAATCCTATATGCTGATACACAAGTCTCAAAGGATAAAGCATTAAGCAACATGATGCAGAAAGTAGAACAATGGTTCATCCTTAACTGTCCTGCAGTACAGAACACGGGGGAGAGGATCAACATTGAGATATGGCGCCCACCAGAGGAGGGGGTTATAAAATGTAATGTTCACGCAAACTGGCGCAATGCAGTCCTGCACAGTGGAGTAGCTTGGATAGCAAGAGACGAGTCGGGGAACGTGTCACACCATGCTCGAGATGCGATCATCAACACACCCAATCGACTGATAGCAGAGCTACAGTGTGTGAGTTGGGCCCTTAATAGTTTATCTGACCTTGGAGTGACGAAGGTGATCATTACGTCGGACTACAAGGAGGTAATGGAAGCTTTAAAATCTCCTAGACAATGGCCAAGATACAGAGACTTAATACATCAAGTGTTAAAGCTCAAAGACAAGTTTGTGATGGTGGCATTTGAGACTGAAAGCGTCTCTGCAAATGGGATTGCAAGAGACATAGCGAGAAGTGTATTAAGAGATGGAAGATTCCAATCCTACTTAGTATTGGGAGGTCCATCTTGGCTGCATGATAGGCTTGCGAGAGAAAGGAATGGAAACAGCATTTGA
- the LOC108834619 gene encoding uncharacterized protein LOC108834619, whose amino-acid sequence MALDRWVECPPSNFLQTAPIWIRISNIPVNYLTIKTIDAVAGAIGYVKDIEWDPEKPLLQDYIRVQIVMDLSLPVREKKSLTLPKGGGTALIDIEYERIRKK is encoded by the coding sequence ATGGCGCTTGATCGATGGGTGGAGTGTCCGCCAAGCAACTTCCTACAAACTGCACCAATATGGATAAGGATATCGAACATCCCAGTTAATTATCTCACTATCAAAACCATTGATGCGGTGGCTGGAGCTATTGGTTATGTGAAAGATATCGAATGGGATCCGGAGAAACCACTATTGCAAGACTACATTCGAGTCCAGATTGTGATGGATCTCAGTCTTCCtgtgagagagaagaagagcTTGACATTACCTAAAGGAGGTGGCACTGCATTGATTGACATCGAATATGAGAGGATTCGGAAAAAGTGA